From Desulfosalsimonas propionicica, the proteins below share one genomic window:
- a CDS encoding sensor histidine kinase — MTQNPVTEYAPASRSDKDAIDRQRKLLAEYQGSLRQLYEAVCEIVLIVNANRQIVFFNSFFPSMLNVDDPETLYGLRPGEAMGCMYACSNPGGCGTSRFCTQCGGVNSILSALNQRDDLQECRLLKDESMEALELLVRTTPLEVQGQLFSIVAITDISHEKRRRVLERVFFHDTLNTAASIRVFAQMLNDSPDHENAQSFRQNLLSGIEQLADEISSQKELLAAESNELEVKKQAVDPAALARQTAETYQLRFPDHRIVVRKPGHTVTLNTDSRLLQRVLGNMLLNALEASSPEQTVTLSTRIIKDQVEFQVHNPTPLSRENQLQLFQRSFSTKGPGRGIGTYSMKLLTERYLNGWISVVSSPENGTIFSATYPL; from the coding sequence ATGACACAAAATCCTGTTACCGAATATGCCCCTGCCAGCCGAAGCGACAAAGATGCCATTGATCGCCAGCGAAAACTGCTGGCCGAGTATCAGGGTTCGCTCCGGCAGTTGTATGAAGCCGTGTGCGAAATCGTTCTAATCGTGAACGCCAACAGGCAGATCGTGTTTTTCAATTCCTTTTTTCCTTCCATGCTCAATGTGGATGACCCTGAAACCCTGTACGGGCTCAGACCGGGCGAAGCCATGGGATGCATGTATGCCTGCAGCAATCCCGGCGGCTGCGGGACCAGCCGGTTTTGTACCCAGTGCGGGGGTGTCAACAGCATTCTTTCTGCCCTGAATCAAAGGGATGATCTTCAGGAGTGCCGCCTGTTGAAAGACGAGTCCATGGAGGCCCTTGAACTGCTGGTGCGGACCACTCCCCTTGAAGTACAGGGCCAGTTGTTCAGTATCGTGGCCATTACCGATATCAGTCATGAAAAACGCAGACGGGTGCTGGAGCGTGTTTTTTTTCACGATACCCTGAATACCGCGGCCAGTATCAGGGTGTTTGCGCAGATGCTAAACGACTCCCCGGACCATGAAAACGCGCAAAGCTTTCGGCAGAACCTGCTTTCGGGCATAGAGCAGCTTGCCGATGAGATCAGTTCTCAAAAGGAATTGCTGGCGGCTGAAAGCAATGAACTGGAGGTTAAAAAGCAGGCGGTAGACCCGGCTGCGCTGGCAAGGCAGACGGCTGAAACATATCAGCTTCGATTTCCCGATCATCGTATCGTCGTCCGCAAACCCGGTCACACAGTGACACTGAACACCGATTCCCGACTACTGCAGCGCGTACTTGGCAACATGCTGCTAAATGCCCTTGAAGCAAGCAGTCCGGAGCAGACCGTTACCCTTTCAACCCGGATCATAAAAGACCAAGTGGAATTCCAGGTGCACAATCCAACTCCCTTGTCCAGAGAAAATCAACTCCAGCTTTTCCAGCGCTCCTTTTCCACTAAGGGTCCGGGCCGGGGGATTGGCACCTACAGCATGAAACTGCTGACTGAGCGGTATCTAAACGGCTGGATTTCCGTTGTCAGCTCCCCTGAAAACGGCACCATCTTCAGTGCCACCTATCCGTTATAG
- a CDS encoding translation initiation factor Sui1: protein MTHSSDNNSRLVYSTEKGRICQKCGKPQDACQCRKKTAASPGDGIVRIKRETKGRKGKGVTLITGTGLDPEALKQLAKQLKARCGSGGTVKNGQIEIQGDHREMLAEELKKEGFAVKRAGG, encoded by the coding sequence ATGACGCATTCCAGCGACAACAACAGCCGCCTTGTCTATTCCACTGAAAAAGGCCGCATATGCCAGAAATGCGGCAAACCGCAGGATGCCTGCCAATGCCGGAAAAAAACAGCGGCATCGCCGGGCGACGGCATTGTGCGCATAAAGCGGGAAACCAAGGGCCGCAAGGGCAAGGGCGTCACCTTGATTACCGGAACCGGCCTTGACCCGGAAGCGCTGAAGCAACTGGCCAAACAGCTGAAAGCCAGGTGCGGCAGCGGCGGGACAGTAAAAAACGGGCAAATCGAAATCCAGGGCGATCATCGGGAAATGCTGGCCGAAGAACTCAAAAAAGAGGGTTTTGCCGTAAAACGCGCAGGCGGCTGA
- a CDS encoding thioredoxin family protein — translation MKIQDAFNNRPVEVTENTFESQIVNSPVPVLAVFWAPWCTACRAVLPAVDRIASNLTGRIKVAKIHMEQNPALASRFQVMNVPFMIIFDNGAEKDSMAGAVPETDILKKLTPYY, via the coding sequence TTGAAAATTCAGGACGCCTTTAACAACCGGCCGGTCGAGGTGACCGAAAACACTTTTGAAAGCCAAATCGTCAACTCCCCTGTACCGGTGCTCGCTGTTTTCTGGGCCCCTTGGTGCACGGCCTGCCGGGCGGTTTTGCCGGCTGTGGACAGAATTGCCTCGAACCTGACCGGCAGAATCAAGGTGGCAAAAATTCATATGGAACAGAACCCGGCCCTTGCATCCCGCTTCCAGGTCATGAACGTACCCTTTATGATCATTTTCGATAACGGCGCGGAAAAAGACAGCATGGCGGGCGCAGTCCCGGAAACCGATATACTCAAAAAACTTACCCCCTACTATTGA
- a CDS encoding sugar phosphate isomerase/epimerase family protein — MDESEIKKFKKPAVKIAMCNFMKNPRDLYAFARRHGFDGIDWSFDIAGIPQSPREESLWAKQIKALAPLEIRYHCPFDRVDIGHEDPAQQRRATALFRKIIRLVAKTGGGYLTLHVGLGRDTTRILSWNTTIESLRNLVNYAAGLNVRLCLENLAWGWTAKPNLFEKLIRYSGAGITFDIGHARVCQAVQTQQYSPEDFLSPHKNRICSAHVYHEEIEGKGHIPPSDIADIAQRLDLLMDTGCTWWTLEIREHEGLMQTRKIVDQYLAGPGAKNQTSTIAL, encoded by the coding sequence ATGGATGAATCAGAAATAAAGAAATTCAAAAAGCCGGCGGTAAAAATCGCCATGTGCAATTTTATGAAAAATCCCCGGGACCTTTACGCTTTTGCCCGGAGACACGGATTTGACGGAATTGACTGGTCATTTGATATCGCCGGCATACCACAAAGCCCCCGTGAAGAAAGCCTGTGGGCAAAGCAAATCAAAGCTCTGGCCCCCCTGGAAATCCGTTATCACTGCCCGTTTGACCGGGTGGATATCGGTCATGAAGATCCTGCGCAGCAGCGGCGTGCCACTGCCCTTTTTCGAAAAATCATCCGGCTGGTCGCCAAAACAGGGGGCGGTTACCTAACCCTGCATGTGGGTCTGGGCCGGGATACCACCCGGATTCTGTCATGGAACACCACCATTGAAAGCCTCCGGAATCTTGTCAATTATGCCGCAGGCTTAAACGTGCGTCTCTGCCTGGAGAACCTTGCGTGGGGGTGGACAGCAAAGCCCAATTTGTTCGAAAAACTCATCCGGTACTCTGGCGCGGGCATCACCTTTGACATCGGCCATGCCCGGGTCTGTCAGGCCGTGCAGACCCAGCAGTACAGCCCGGAGGACTTTTTGTCCCCGCACAAAAACCGCATTTGCAGCGCCCATGTCTATCACGAAGAAATTGAGGGGAAGGGACATATTCCGCCATCAGATATTGCCGACATTGCACAGCGTCTGGATCTTCTCATGGACACGGGATGCACCTGGTGGACCCTTGAAATCAGAGAACACGAAGGATTGATGCAAACCCGAAAGATCGTTGACCAATACCTGGCCGGCCCGGGGGCAAAAAATCAAACGAGTACCATCGCACTTTAA
- a CDS encoding alkaline phosphatase family protein: MKVILVLLDGLGDRTYARLGHKTPLAAARTPSLDRIAAIGANGTYHALSPGRCLPSEMAHFLMFGYTLADFPGRGLLEAAGEKVPFADSEVLVLAHLCRVGIDSNQRAFLEQGRDDIVGDRDFLSRFYKQISAYEYKNIGFRLHQTGRNDAILAISGHVSPDISDSDPVLRKSPIARIMPLARTKEPDRAAKTADTLNHYLAWCADRLKDLDAAPGAPGPALNPNFLVTQRSGRKKPIAGFGDKWGFSPAMIASGGVYQGLATELGFDFTRVRNSANPGKDMAERIQTAIDDPDHDFIHVHTKAPDQVSHRESPERKADVISALDTGFAGLLNMLETKEKDILAVVTADHSTPSDAKLIHSGETVPLAMAGGAIRKDPVHRFDEIAATAGSLGQLRGADLMHMILNSTDRAMLQGLCLGAHKRAYRPENYPAFTMKKQKGSRQLS; encoded by the coding sequence ATGAAGGTGATCCTGGTTTTGTTAGACGGTTTGGGCGACCGCACTTATGCCCGGCTGGGGCACAAAACCCCCCTGGCCGCAGCCCGCACCCCCAGCCTGGACAGAATTGCCGCCATAGGGGCCAACGGGACCTATCACGCCCTGTCCCCGGGGCGCTGTTTGCCAAGCGAAATGGCCCATTTTCTGATGTTTGGCTACACCCTTGCCGATTTTCCCGGCCGGGGTCTGCTGGAGGCTGCGGGTGAAAAAGTCCCGTTTGCCGATTCCGAGGTACTGGTGCTGGCCCATCTCTGCCGGGTCGGAATTGATTCAAACCAGAGGGCGTTTCTGGAACAGGGCAGGGATGATATCGTTGGGGACCGGGATTTTTTAAGCCGGTTTTACAAACAGATCAGCGCATATGAATACAAAAACATCGGCTTCCGGCTCCACCAGACCGGGCGCAATGACGCAATCCTGGCCATCTCCGGCCATGTGAGCCCGGATATTTCAGATTCGGATCCCGTTTTGAGAAAAAGCCCCATTGCCAGGATCATGCCCCTTGCCCGTACCAAAGAGCCGGACCGGGCGGCAAAAACCGCCGACACCCTAAACCATTACCTTGCCTGGTGCGCGGATCGGTTAAAGGACTTGGACGCAGCCCCCGGCGCCCCGGGACCGGCCTTGAACCCCAATTTCCTTGTGACCCAGCGCTCAGGCCGAAAAAAGCCAATTGCCGGGTTTGGGGATAAATGGGGGTTTTCACCGGCCATGATCGCATCCGGGGGGGTATACCAGGGTCTTGCCACGGAACTGGGATTTGATTTTACCCGGGTGCGGAATTCGGCAAATCCCGGAAAGGACATGGCCGAAAGAATTCAAACCGCCATTGACGATCCGGATCATGATTTTATCCACGTGCACACCAAGGCCCCGGATCAGGTCTCGCACAGGGAAAGCCCGGAGCGCAAGGCAGACGTCATCTCCGCATTGGACACCGGGTTTGCCGGCCTTTTGAATATGCTGGAAACAAAAGAAAAAGACATCCTTGCCGTGGTCACAGCAGATCACAGCACACCCAGCGACGCCAAACTGATTCATTCAGGCGAAACCGTACCTCTGGCCATGGCCGGCGGCGCCATCCGAAAAGACCCGGTGCACCGGTTTGACGAAATCGCCGCAACAGCCGGCAGTCTGGGCCAGTTGCGCGGTGCGGATCTTATGCACATGATTTTAAACAGCACCGACCGGGCCATGCTCCAGGGCCTTTGCCTGGGAGCGCACAAGCGCGCCTACCGGCCTGAGAACTACCCGGCATTTACCATGAAAAAACAGAAAGGAAGCAGGCAACTTTCATGA
- a CDS encoding MipA/OmpV family protein, with the protein MNTVNIFFLLRAKSCKRLFFAILVFITAFAAPVHAETLEQKPLWELGIGVAPLTMPAYRGSENQEFYLVPMPYVIFRGDFLKVDREGIRGLLYDTPKLRVDISADGAIPASSDKGDARENMPDLDPVGEIGPSINYLLYENNRARLRFRLPIRAVFASDFTFIDHEGWKAHPQINLDLMDMAGGWNFGVTLGPIFADRRYHAYYYEVKPEYVTKNRPAWEAEGGYSGSSLLFSASRRFENTWVGMFVRYDNLAGAVFEDSPLVETRHSFMAGCGVAWVLGRSERSVSAEQ; encoded by the coding sequence ATGAACACGGTCAACATATTTTTTCTGCTACGGGCAAAGTCCTGCAAGCGGCTTTTTTTTGCCATACTGGTATTCATAACGGCCTTTGCCGCCCCTGTACACGCTGAAACCCTTGAGCAAAAACCCCTGTGGGAACTTGGCATCGGCGTTGCCCCGTTGACCATGCCCGCCTACCGGGGCTCGGAAAACCAGGAATTCTATCTGGTGCCCATGCCCTACGTGATCTTCCGGGGCGATTTCCTGAAAGTGGACCGGGAGGGCATCCGGGGACTTTTGTATGATACGCCGAAACTCCGGGTGGATATAAGTGCAGACGGGGCCATACCGGCTTCCAGCGACAAGGGCGATGCCCGGGAAAACATGCCGGACCTGGATCCGGTGGGGGAAATCGGCCCGTCGATCAATTACCTGCTTTACGAAAACAACCGCGCCCGGCTCCGCTTCCGCCTGCCCATTCGGGCGGTGTTTGCCTCGGATTTCACTTTCATTGATCATGAGGGCTGGAAGGCCCATCCCCAGATCAACCTGGATCTCATGGACATGGCCGGTGGCTGGAATTTTGGGGTCACCCTGGGCCCGATTTTTGCCGATCGGCGCTATCACGCCTATTATTATGAAGTCAAACCCGAATACGTCACAAAAAACCGGCCGGCCTGGGAAGCCGAAGGCGGCTACAGCGGCTCTTCCCTGCTGTTTTCTGCCAGCCGCCGGTTTGAAAACACCTGGGTCGGCATGTTTGTCCGATACGACAACCTGGCCGGAGCCGTGTTTGAAGACAGTCCCCTGGTGGAAACCCGCCACAGCTTCATGGCGGGCTGTGGCGTGGCATGGGTGCTGGGCCGCTCGGAGCGCAGTGTTTCGGCAGAACAATAA
- a CDS encoding Hsp20/alpha crystallin family protein: protein MEYIKIRFTNDFDESNFQKNISDLFQSMSPMFSFSSQATWKPQLDIYETAEKIYITAEVPGVDKEDLELEVNPRAIRISGRRQGAPPAPNGRYRLAEIQYGPFERILYLKAPVDTENITARHKNGFLYIEVAKLPSQKRQTIPISSD from the coding sequence ATGGAATACATCAAGATTCGATTCACCAATGATTTTGACGAATCCAATTTCCAGAAAAACATTTCAGACCTGTTTCAATCCATGAGCCCGATGTTTTCCTTTTCCTCCCAGGCCACCTGGAAACCTCAGCTCGATATTTATGAGACAGCGGAAAAGATCTACATCACAGCCGAGGTGCCCGGCGTGGACAAGGAGGACCTGGAACTGGAAGTCAACCCCAGGGCCATACGGATCTCCGGCCGGCGGCAGGGGGCCCCGCCGGCGCCAAATGGCAGATACCGCCTGGCCGAAATCCAGTACGGCCCTTTTGAGCGGATCCTTTACCTGAAGGCCCCTGTGGATACGGAAAACATTACCGCCAGGCATAAAAACGGATTTCTCTACATTGAGGTCGCCAAACTGCCGTCCCAGAAACGGCAAACCATTCCGATCAGCTCGGACTAG
- the lon gene encoding endopeptidase La: MAQSPQQQTPNLDNIPEQLPILPLFNVVLFPKMVLPLIVMQQESIQLIDEAMSRDRLVGVVASRHTDPKNEYSAADLYEVGCSAMILKMAKAEDNRAQILLQGIGRFNVREYLETQPYLKAQVEHVRIEEARDKETEAMMSNLVSQYQQVVQLSSALPDEMGSMAKSLEEPGTLADMVTSTIDSGVQEKQEVLELYDIKARLRKVTQLVSYQFEILEIGNKIQSQVKGDMEKQQREYYLRQQLKAIQQELGEIDESGSEVEEYRTKIHEKNLPEEARKEAERELNRLSRMHPSSAEYSVALTYLDWMTALPWNETTDDNLDLESAEKVLENDHYGLEKAKRRILEYLAVLKLNPEIKGPILCLVGPPGVGKTSLGNSIARALGRKFVRVALGGIRDEAEIRGHRRTYVGAMPGRIIQGIRRSESKNPVFMLDEIDKVGADFRGDPSSALLEVLDPEQNYSFTDHYLDVAFDLSKVMFVTTANILDTIPPALLDRMEVLRLSGYTMEDKLKIATRFLIPRQRTAHGLKADQINITPGAVKHIISGYTREAGLRNLERELANVCRGAATKIAKEEAEFVKVGRKDVRDYLGPVRYSFDEIKKRVATPGVVMGLAWTEAGGDLLFIEATAMKGSGKLTLTGQLGEVMKESANAALSYIRANAGVLKIPEDFFDKHDLHVHVPAGAVPKDGPSAGVTLLTAIASLLTNTPTSKDLAMTGEITLRGQVMPVGGIKEKVLAAHRAGIRSIILPKFNEKDMEDIPANVKEEIEFHFVEKMRQVLRIALGK; the protein is encoded by the coding sequence ATGGCACAAAGCCCGCAGCAACAAACTCCGAACCTTGACAATATACCCGAGCAACTGCCGATTCTCCCGCTGTTTAACGTGGTGCTGTTTCCCAAGATGGTCCTGCCCTTAATTGTCATGCAGCAGGAATCCATCCAGCTCATTGACGAGGCCATGTCCAGGGACCGGCTGGTGGGCGTGGTGGCCTCACGGCATACGGACCCCAAAAACGAATATAGCGCAGCGGATCTCTACGAAGTAGGCTGCAGCGCGATGATTCTGAAAATGGCCAAGGCAGAGGACAACCGGGCCCAGATTCTGCTCCAGGGCATCGGGCGGTTTAATGTCCGGGAGTATCTGGAAACTCAGCCCTATCTCAAGGCGCAGGTGGAACATGTGCGCATCGAGGAAGCCCGGGACAAGGAAACCGAGGCCATGATGTCCAACCTGGTCTCCCAGTACCAGCAGGTGGTACAACTGTCCTCTGCCCTGCCCGACGAGATGGGCTCCATGGCCAAATCCCTGGAGGAACCCGGCACGCTGGCCGACATGGTCACCTCCACCATAGACTCCGGGGTTCAGGAAAAGCAGGAAGTGCTCGAACTCTATGACATCAAGGCCCGGCTGCGCAAGGTCACCCAGCTGGTGAGCTACCAGTTTGAAATCCTGGAAATCGGCAACAAGATCCAGTCCCAGGTCAAGGGCGACATGGAAAAGCAGCAGCGGGAATACTACTTGCGCCAGCAGCTCAAGGCGATTCAGCAGGAACTCGGGGAAATAGATGAATCCGGCAGCGAAGTGGAGGAATACCGCACAAAGATCCATGAAAAAAACCTGCCCGAAGAAGCCAGAAAAGAGGCCGAGCGGGAATTAAACCGGCTGAGCCGCATGCATCCGTCCTCAGCCGAATATTCCGTGGCCCTGACCTATCTGGACTGGATGACCGCCCTTCCCTGGAATGAAACCACAGACGACAACCTGGACCTGGAAAGCGCGGAGAAAGTCCTGGAAAACGATCACTACGGCCTGGAAAAGGCAAAACGCCGGATACTGGAATATTTGGCCGTGCTCAAGCTCAACCCGGAGATCAAAGGACCGATTCTGTGCCTGGTGGGCCCGCCCGGAGTGGGCAAAACATCGCTGGGCAACTCCATTGCCCGGGCACTGGGACGCAAGTTTGTCCGCGTGGCCCTGGGCGGCATCCGGGATGAGGCGGAAATCCGCGGCCACCGGCGCACCTACGTCGGGGCCATGCCGGGACGCATCATCCAGGGCATCCGCAGATCCGAATCCAAAAACCCGGTATTCATGCTCGATGAAATCGACAAAGTGGGCGCAGACTTCCGGGGAGATCCGTCATCTGCGCTTCTGGAAGTGCTGGATCCCGAGCAGAACTATTCGTTTACGGATCATTACCTGGACGTGGCATTTGACCTTTCAAAGGTCATGTTTGTCACCACGGCCAATATCCTGGATACCATCCCTCCGGCCCTGCTCGACCGTATGGAGGTCCTGCGGCTGTCTGGCTATACCATGGAAGACAAACTAAAAATCGCCACGCGCTTTTTGATTCCCCGCCAAAGAACCGCCCACGGCCTGAAAGCCGACCAGATCAACATCACTCCGGGGGCTGTCAAGCACATTATTTCCGGCTATACCCGGGAGGCGGGCCTGCGCAATCTGGAACGGGAACTGGCCAACGTCTGCCGGGGCGCGGCCACAAAGATCGCCAAAGAGGAAGCCGAATTCGTAAAGGTGGGCCGCAAAGATGTGCGCGATTATCTCGGCCCGGTGCGCTATTCCTTCGACGAAATCAAAAAGCGGGTTGCCACCCCCGGGGTGGTGATGGGACTGGCATGGACCGAGGCCGGCGGGGATCTTCTTTTTATCGAGGCCACGGCCATGAAGGGCAGCGGCAAGCTCACCCTCACCGGCCAGCTCGGGGAAGTGATGAAGGAATCGGCCAATGCGGCTTTAAGCTATATCCGGGCCAATGCCGGCGTACTCAAGATACCCGAAGACTTTTTTGACAAACACGACCTGCACGTCCACGTTCCGGCCGGAGCGGTTCCCAAAGACGGGCCCTCTGCAGGCGTCACACTGCTGACCGCCATTGCATCGCTTCTGACCAACACGCCCACATCCAAGGACCTGGCCATGACCGGTGAGATCACCCTCCGGGGTCAGGTCATGCCGGTTGGCGGAATCAAGGAAAAAGTGCTGGCCGCACACCGGGCCGGAATCAGAAGCATCATCCTTCCCAAGTTCAATGAAAAGGACATGGAAGACATTCCGGCCAATGTCAAAGAAGAAATCGAGTTTCATTTTGTGGAGAAAATGCGCCAGGTGCTGCGCATCGCCCTTGGCAAATAG
- a CDS encoding septal ring lytic transglycosylase RlpA family protein: protein MTLSPGTGRRFALILAFAAAAGLWLAGCQTTPPPAEKTSKSYQINGQWYHPIPDSRGFRESGYASWYGHPFHGRKTASGETYNMDARTAAHKTLPMGTYVLVKNKRNYKQTVVRINDRGPFVKGRIIDLSRHAARQIDMIGPGTAPVEIAVLEKDHPQRQKASGSHGDYHTGDFTIQIGAFSEKDLAEAMHATLAAADYNPVTVTEVNRADATFYRVRVGRFDSLAKARDTELHLIRAGYHDAFAVANDGR from the coding sequence ATGACCCTGTCTCCGGGTACGGGCCGGCGGTTTGCCCTGATTCTGGCTTTTGCGGCAGCCGCCGGCCTCTGGCTTGCCGGGTGCCAAACAACCCCGCCGCCGGCGGAAAAAACATCCAAAAGCTATCAGATAAACGGTCAGTGGTATCATCCCATACCGGATTCCCGCGGGTTTCGCGAATCCGGATACGCTTCGTGGTACGGCCACCCTTTTCACGGCCGCAAAACCGCCAGCGGGGAAACCTACAACATGGACGCGCGCACGGCCGCCCATAAGACCCTTCCCATGGGCACGTACGTACTGGTGAAAAACAAGCGCAACTACAAGCAGACTGTGGTGCGAATCAACGACCGGGGCCCCTTTGTCAAGGGCCGGATCATTGACCTGTCCCGCCATGCCGCCCGGCAAATCGATATGATCGGGCCGGGCACGGCACCGGTGGAAATCGCAGTGCTGGAAAAAGACCATCCGCAGCGCCAAAAGGCCTCCGGCAGCCACGGCGATTATCACACCGGGGATTTCACCATCCAGATCGGAGCGTTCTCGGAAAAGGATCTGGCAGAAGCCATGCACGCCACTCTTGCGGCGGCGGATTACAACCCGGTGACCGTCACCGAGGTCAACCGTGCTGATGCCACATTTTACCGTGTCCGGGTTGGCCGGTTTGACTCCCTGGCAAAAGCCCGGGACACGGAACTGCATTTGATCCGGGCGGGTTATCATGACGCGTTTGCCGTTGCAAACGATGGCCGGTAG
- the recD2 gene encoding SF1B family DNA helicase RecD2, with protein MMEIQGRIRRITFHSTDTHYTVAQMEAGPDRAGVTIVGHLPGAAPGQAIKILGKWVTHPRYGEQFAFQQAQVTRPSEVDGIRQYLGSGLIKGIGPGLAESIIEAFGTKALDILDNQPERLREIPGIGEARAADIARQWEHHRSIADIMEFLQQHGIEAAYAGKIFRQYGVEAMEVLTRDPFRLAEDIPGQGFVIADAIARHADLQPDPEVRAAAGIEHLLYQSASSGHMFYPEDELFRKLEQKFGVDNQSAGLGLAQLLAAGKMYMEAGNGDGQSNDKCRHIYLPLLHEAETGIAMRLSAMMSSCPEPALLNNIDPAEQMEDRFAVRLSDEQKQALEGVLASPVSVITGGPGTGKTTLVQCIAAVFKSAGFRVCLAAPTGRAARRLTEITGKTAHTIHKLLGYHFETGCFDKSRDNPVEADVIIVDEASMIDAELMYHLVGATRFNARLILVGDVFQLPPVGPGNVLADIIASGRIPVHFLTEIFRQAARSAIVRNAHNIRRGRTPEPENMDANSSRQEFCLLEAHTPEEAAEAIVDLATRTLPDIYGLAPGRDIQVLSPVHKGPAGTISLNQRLQKALNPGKKGIKSLDHEFCVNDRVMHLKNNYAKEVFNGDIGIITGTEPADPVLRVDYDGRQISYEADEFDELTLGYAITVHKSQGSEYPAVILPMVTRHYVMLQRNLLYTAITRARHLVVLVGNAKAIGVALKNNKPARRLSNLAAHLQTCGP; from the coding sequence ATGATGGAAATCCAGGGCCGGATCCGACGGATCACATTTCACAGCACAGATACCCATTACACGGTTGCGCAGATGGAAGCCGGGCCGGACAGGGCCGGGGTCACCATTGTGGGACACCTGCCCGGAGCCGCCCCGGGCCAGGCAATAAAAATTCTTGGCAAATGGGTGACCCATCCGCGCTACGGGGAGCAGTTCGCGTTTCAGCAGGCCCAAGTCACCCGCCCCTCGGAGGTGGACGGAATCCGGCAGTACCTGGGCTCCGGCCTGATCAAGGGCATCGGTCCGGGCCTTGCCGAAAGCATTATCGAAGCTTTTGGCACAAAAGCCCTGGATATCCTGGACAACCAGCCTGAGCGGCTCCGGGAAATACCGGGTATCGGTGAAGCCCGGGCTGCGGATATCGCCCGGCAGTGGGAGCATCACAGAAGTATTGCCGATATCATGGAGTTTCTGCAGCAGCACGGCATTGAAGCCGCATATGCGGGAAAGATATTCAGACAATACGGCGTTGAGGCCATGGAAGTGCTCACCCGTGATCCTTTCCGGCTGGCAGAAGACATTCCGGGCCAGGGCTTTGTGATCGCTGATGCCATTGCCAGACACGCGGACCTGCAGCCCGATCCGGAAGTGCGGGCTGCGGCCGGCATCGAGCATCTGCTTTATCAGAGCGCATCTTCCGGTCACATGTTTTATCCGGAAGACGAACTGTTTCGCAAGCTTGAACAAAAATTCGGAGTCGACAACCAATCCGCCGGCCTGGGCCTGGCACAATTGCTTGCTGCCGGCAAGATGTACATGGAAGCCGGCAACGGCGACGGTCAGTCAAATGACAAATGCCGGCATATCTATCTCCCCCTGCTCCACGAGGCTGAAACCGGCATTGCAATGCGCCTTTCGGCCATGATGTCTTCTTGTCCGGAACCGGCTCTTTTAAACAATATTGATCCGGCAGAACAAATGGAGGACCGATTCGCCGTCCGGCTTTCAGATGAGCAGAAACAGGCACTGGAAGGGGTGCTGGCCTCCCCGGTTTCAGTGATCACCGGCGGGCCGGGCACCGGCAAAACCACCCTGGTCCAGTGCATTGCCGCGGTTTTCAAAAGCGCAGGCTTCCGGGTCTGTCTGGCAGCACCCACAGGCCGGGCTGCCCGGCGCCTGACGGAAATCACCGGAAAAACCGCCCACACCATCCACAAGCTGCTGGGCTATCATTTTGAAACCGGCTGTTTTGACAAGTCCCGGGACAACCCGGTTGAGGCTGATGTGATCATTGTTGACGAAGCCTCCATGATCGATGCGGAGCTGATGTACCACCTTGTGGGCGCCACGCGATTCAATGCCCGGCTCATCCTTGTGGGCGACGTATTTCAGCTGCCGCCGGTGGGGCCGGGAAATGTGCTGGCCGACATTATTGCGTCCGGCCGCATTCCGGTGCATTTTTTAACTGAAATCTTCCGGCAGGCCGCCCGAAGCGCCATTGTCCGCAACGCCCACAATATCCGGCGCGGCCGCACGCCTGAGCCCGAAAACATGGATGCAAACAGCAGCAGGCAGGAATTTTGCCTGCTTGAGGCCCACACGCCCGAGGAGGCGGCAGAAGCCATCGTGGATCTTGCCACCCGAACCCTTCCGGATATTTACGGTCTTGCGCCCGGCCGGGACATCCAGGTGCTCTCACCCGTGCACAAGGGCCCGGCGGGCACCATCAGTTTGAATCAAAGGCTGCAAAAGGCCCTAAATCCCGGCAAAAAAGGGATCAAGTCCCTGGATCACGAGTTCTGCGTCAACGACCGGGTCATGCACCTGAAAAACAATTATGCCAAGGAGGTCTTTAACGGGGATATCGGCATTATCACCGGCACGGAACCCGCAGATCCGGTTTTGCGGGTGGACTATGACGGCCGGCAGATCTCTTATGAAGCCGACGAATTCGACGAACTGACCCTTGGATACGCCATTACCGTGCACAAATCCCAGGGATCGGAATATCCGGCCGTGATTTTGCCCATGGTCACCCGGCACTATGTCATGCTACAGCGCAATCTGCTCTATACGGCCATCACCCGGGCCAGGCACCTGGTTGTACTGGTGGGCAATGCCAAGGCCATCGGTGTTGCCCTGAAAAACAACAAGCCCGCCAGGCGGCTTTCAAACCTTGCAGCGCATCTGCAGACCTGCGGTCCGTAG